The following proteins come from a genomic window of Labilithrix sp.:
- a CDS encoding serine/threonine protein kinase, whose protein sequence is MNAPAPAKQNELVGAILSRKYPLSRVIGSGGMGTVFESRNPEDGRAIAIKLLSVDYLHDLEVIQRFIEEGRVCQRLIHPNIVRVFETATAEDGTPYLVMELLEGVPLSAYTRSSVRVPIGQATAILQGVLAGLGAAHAQGIVHRDLKPENVVLAREASGTFTAKILDFGIAKVMDAAGGMGSKTKTGVLLGTPAYMSPEQIKNAKEVDARSDLWSAGVLLYEMLTGRVAFPAPTEYARLGAVLNATPAPIESIDPQLGRLSAFISLSMQKDRTQRYQSALEMARALTAASGETPSPAGPAPISRLPDVPSVFMAGTALRGSAPPTPVIDAHPTFVDVVDRGQVVIEPGVPDKGPGGTLASRPGRQVTDPPPQVVIASQGTLPSENLPMLMAHGARRGVAAWAVVVLVLGALVAGFLLGLATARLH, encoded by the coding sequence GTGAACGCGCCGGCGCCTGCGAAGCAGAACGAGCTCGTCGGCGCGATCCTGTCTCGCAAGTACCCGCTCTCGCGGGTCATCGGCTCGGGCGGGATGGGGACCGTCTTCGAGTCGCGGAACCCGGAGGACGGGCGCGCGATCGCGATCAAGCTCCTCTCCGTCGATTACCTGCACGACCTCGAGGTCATCCAGCGCTTCATCGAGGAGGGGCGCGTCTGCCAGCGCCTCATCCACCCCAACATCGTGCGCGTCTTCGAGACCGCGACGGCGGAGGACGGCACGCCGTACCTCGTGATGGAGCTACTCGAGGGGGTCCCGCTCAGCGCGTACACGCGGTCGAGCGTCCGCGTCCCGATCGGGCAGGCGACCGCGATCCTCCAGGGCGTCCTCGCCGGCCTCGGCGCCGCCCACGCGCAGGGCATCGTCCATCGCGACCTCAAGCCCGAGAACGTCGTCCTCGCGCGGGAGGCGAGCGGCACCTTCACCGCGAAGATCCTCGACTTCGGGATCGCGAAGGTGATGGACGCCGCGGGCGGCATGGGCTCGAAGACGAAGACCGGCGTGCTGCTCGGGACACCGGCGTACATGAGCCCGGAGCAGATCAAGAACGCGAAGGAGGTCGACGCGCGGAGCGACCTCTGGAGCGCGGGCGTCCTCCTCTACGAGATGCTCACCGGCCGCGTCGCGTTCCCCGCCCCGACGGAGTACGCCCGCCTCGGCGCCGTCCTCAACGCCACGCCCGCGCCGATCGAGAGCATCGATCCGCAGCTCGGCCGGCTCTCCGCGTTCATCTCCCTCTCGATGCAGAAGGACCGGACGCAGCGCTACCAGTCCGCGCTCGAGATGGCGCGCGCGCTCACGGCGGCCTCCGGCGAGACGCCGAGCCCGGCGGGGCCCGCGCCGATCAGCCGCCTCCCCGACGTGCCGAGCGTCTTCATGGCGGGCACCGCCCTCCGCGGGAGCGCGCCGCCGACGCCGGTCATCGACGCGCACCCCACCTTCGTCGACGTCGTCGATCGCGGACAGGTCGTCATCGAGCCGGGGGTCCCCGACAAGGGGCCGGGCGGGACGCTCGCGAGCCGCCCCGGCCGCCAGGTCACCGATCCGCCGCCGCAGGTCGTCATCGCGTCGCAAGGGACGCTCCCGTCCGAGAACCTCCCGATGCTGATGGCGCACGGCGCGCGCCGCGGCGTCGCCGCGTGGGCGGTGGTCGTCCTCGTCCTCGGCGCGCTGGTGGCGGGATTCCTTCTCGGCCTCGCGACGGCCCGTTTGCACTAA
- the pheS gene encoding phenylalanine--tRNA ligase subunit alpha, which yields MDLDIDRALTDLREGLAARFGAAATEQALRDENAKVLGKKGELTAILSQLGKLPPDQRKAIGERVNGVKQEVEARFAEALSALRRKARQAELDAPPFDLTLPARLPVSDGGHRHPISRVREEVIAVFRQLGFAVFDGPEVEREENNFGLLGYPPDHPATDMQDTFWTDVRVTGADKPLLLRSHTSNIQVRAMRSMKPPMAFIAPGTVYRRDDDATHSPMFHQIEAFLVDENVTLAHLKGVLAEFAERIYGPGTPVRLRPSYFPFVEPGAEVDVGCVFCKQPDGARPGCSLCKHTGWIEILGCGMIHPVVFENCGIDPEVWSGFALGMGLERIALLKYGIPNIKLLFENDPRFLAQF from the coding sequence ATGGACCTCGACATCGATCGCGCGCTCACGGACCTCCGCGAAGGGCTCGCGGCGCGGTTTGGCGCGGCGGCGACGGAGCAGGCGCTCCGTGACGAGAACGCGAAGGTCCTCGGCAAGAAGGGCGAGCTCACCGCCATCTTGAGCCAGCTCGGCAAGCTCCCGCCCGACCAGCGCAAGGCGATCGGCGAGCGCGTGAACGGCGTGAAGCAGGAGGTCGAGGCGCGCTTCGCGGAGGCGCTCTCCGCGCTGCGCCGGAAGGCGCGGCAAGCCGAGCTCGACGCGCCGCCCTTCGACCTCACCCTCCCGGCGCGCCTCCCGGTCTCCGACGGCGGTCATCGCCACCCGATCTCGCGCGTGCGCGAGGAGGTCATCGCGGTGTTCCGCCAGCTCGGCTTCGCCGTGTTCGACGGCCCCGAGGTCGAGCGGGAGGAGAACAACTTCGGCCTCCTCGGCTATCCGCCCGATCACCCGGCGACGGACATGCAGGACACGTTCTGGACCGACGTCCGCGTGACCGGCGCCGACAAGCCGCTCCTCCTCCGCTCGCACACGAGCAACATCCAGGTCCGCGCGATGCGCTCGATGAAGCCGCCGATGGCGTTCATCGCGCCGGGCACGGTGTACCGCCGCGACGACGACGCGACGCACTCGCCGATGTTCCACCAGATCGAGGCGTTCCTCGTCGACGAGAACGTCACCCTCGCGCACCTGAAGGGCGTCCTCGCGGAGTTCGCGGAGCGCATCTACGGCCCCGGTACGCCGGTGCGCCTCCGCCCCTCCTACTTCCCGTTCGTCGAGCCCGGCGCCGAGGTCGACGTGGGATGTGTATTCTGCAAACAACCCGACGGCGCGCGGCCGGGCTGCAGCTTGTGCAAGCACACCGGCTGGATCGAGATCCTGGGCTGCGGGATGATCCATCCCGTCGTCTTCGAGAACTGCGGGATCGATCCCGAGGTCTGGTCCGGCTTCGCGCTCGGGATGGGCCTCGAGCGCATCGCGCTCTTGAAGTACGGCATCCCGAACATCAAGCTCCTGTTCGAGAACGATCCGCGCTTCCTCGCGCAGTTCTGA
- a CDS encoding HAMP domain-containing protein, giving the protein MRLAFRLALTFGLLAAASSGLVGVAVRQRLVSLETERFRHEVGGVCQRIKEEVRRQAEADRTLITGFCEGGELVERVGLAIDTGEIDSRRLSFSQLVRTERAAFGMDELLVGVERGDIIGASPTTLIGMPAAEVDRLIRADPKGFVLRTGHDAHGAPSPPAIVTRCTKPSPSGRLVGMVAARHVDPMMERIAKTLDITLLPSWTPTPTKPSPTKPPPTKPAPGPGAPDAAATAGAKRPESSRAVSGAGVSGAEPPTMKSTCELEDGKGAKLPFELVKSTKELEANVAEVDRTVGVLAIAAAIVAFLVSIVLARTVSRPLAVLAQEAGKVAEGNAEPIEIRGSGEVRTLAIAFDRMLKDLAVTRRRLAAASRIAAWREVARRVAHEVKNPLAPIRAAVETLRRLRAREDPRFDEYFDEATRTVLDEVHRISNIVTEFTRFARLPPPRPQEMDVEDVARHIVKMHAAAAGDKHLAHVTQRRAPAIRADRDQVIQVLTNLVQNALDAVKDTPGGAVTLTTDTDGQYASFAVADNGPGVTPEFAGRLFEPYATTKTTGTGLGLAIAQRIAYEHNGELSYVGPSANGKGAVFRLVLPIAGPPPADPDAPPSSAEPLEP; this is encoded by the coding sequence TTGCGCCTTGCCTTTCGACTCGCGCTGACCTTTGGCCTGCTCGCCGCGGCGTCGAGCGGGCTCGTCGGCGTCGCGGTGAGGCAGCGCCTCGTCAGCTTGGAGACCGAGCGCTTCCGGCACGAGGTCGGCGGCGTCTGCCAGCGCATCAAGGAGGAGGTGCGCCGCCAAGCCGAGGCCGACCGCACGTTGATCACGGGCTTCTGCGAGGGCGGCGAGCTCGTCGAGCGCGTCGGCCTCGCGATCGACACCGGCGAGATCGACAGCCGCCGCCTCTCGTTCTCGCAGCTCGTTCGCACCGAGCGCGCCGCGTTCGGCATGGACGAGCTCCTCGTCGGGGTCGAGCGCGGCGACATCATCGGCGCGAGCCCGACCACGCTCATCGGCATGCCCGCGGCAGAGGTCGACCGCCTCATCCGCGCCGACCCGAAGGGCTTCGTCCTCCGCACCGGCCACGACGCGCACGGAGCACCAAGCCCCCCCGCGATCGTCACGCGCTGCACGAAACCCTCCCCGAGCGGCCGCCTCGTCGGCATGGTCGCCGCCCGCCACGTCGACCCGATGATGGAGCGCATCGCCAAGACGCTCGACATCACCCTCCTCCCCTCCTGGACCCCCACCCCCACAAAGCCCAGTCCCACAAAGCCCCCCCCCACAAAGCCCGCACCCGGCCCCGGGGCCCCAGACGCGGCCGCCACAGCGGGCGCGAAGCGCCCCGAGTCTTCGAGGGCCGTGTCTGGGGCGGGGGTGTCGGGGGCAGAGCCCCCGACGATGAAAAGCACCTGTGAGCTCGAGGACGGCAAGGGCGCGAAGCTCCCCTTCGAGCTCGTGAAGTCCACGAAGGAGCTCGAGGCCAACGTCGCCGAGGTCGACCGCACGGTAGGTGTCCTCGCGATCGCGGCGGCGATCGTCGCGTTCCTCGTGTCGATCGTGCTCGCGCGCACGGTGAGCCGGCCGCTCGCGGTGCTCGCGCAGGAGGCGGGCAAGGTCGCGGAGGGCAACGCCGAGCCGATCGAGATCCGCGGCTCGGGCGAGGTCCGCACGCTGGCGATCGCGTTCGACCGCATGCTCAAGGACCTCGCCGTCACGCGCCGCCGCCTCGCCGCCGCGTCGCGCATCGCGGCCTGGCGCGAGGTCGCGCGCCGCGTCGCGCACGAGGTGAAGAACCCGCTCGCGCCGATCCGCGCCGCGGTCGAGACGCTCCGCCGCCTGCGCGCGCGCGAGGACCCGCGCTTCGACGAGTACTTCGACGAGGCGACGCGCACCGTGCTCGACGAGGTGCATCGCATCTCCAACATCGTGACCGAGTTCACGCGCTTCGCGCGCCTCCCGCCGCCGCGCCCGCAGGAGATGGACGTCGAGGACGTCGCGCGCCACATCGTGAAGATGCACGCCGCCGCCGCGGGCGACAAACACCTCGCCCACGTCACCCAGCGGCGCGCGCCCGCCATCCGCGCCGATCGCGATCAGGTCATCCAGGTGCTCACGAACCTCGTCCAGAACGCGCTCGACGCGGTGAAGGACACCCCCGGCGGCGCGGTCACGCTGACGACCGACACCGACGGGCAATACGCGTCGTTCGCCGTCGCCGACAACGGTCCCGGCGTGACGCCCGAGTTCGCGGGCCGCCTCTTCGAGCCGTACGCGACGACGAAGACGACCGGCACCGGCCTCGGCCTCGCGATCGCGCAGCGCATCGCGTACGAGCACAACGGCGAGCTCTCGTACGTCGGCCCGAGCGCGAACGGAAAGGGCGCCGTGTTCCGGCTCGTCCTGCCGATCGCGGGACCGCCGCCGGCCGATCCCGACGCGCCCCCCTCCTCGGCGGAGCCCCTCGAGCCATGA
- a CDS encoding queuosine precursor transporter produces the protein MTDTTEDRTVFGKMTASHKLYVCLVAVFVSCLLLGDVIGGKTIPTPLGPISIGIIPFPVTFLLTDVVNDFYGRRGARFLTLVGFTMAVLAYVILQIGTALPAHESTYFTQAEFAKIFGGSSQLFVASMMAYLLGQFLDIQVFQFWKALTQSKHLWLRATGSTLLSQVIDTVTINVVFWYWTAAGDPESFLGKMTPGGRMEWIFGKIAREYGIKVAVAIMLTPVVYGVHGFVVKFLRVQPEAHEGRR, from the coding sequence ATGACGGACACGACCGAAGACAGGACCGTGTTCGGCAAGATGACGGCGTCGCACAAGCTGTACGTGTGCCTCGTCGCCGTCTTCGTGTCGTGCTTGCTCCTCGGCGACGTCATCGGCGGCAAGACGATCCCCACCCCGCTCGGGCCGATCTCGATCGGCATCATCCCCTTCCCGGTGACGTTCCTCCTCACCGACGTCGTCAACGACTTCTACGGACGGCGCGGCGCGCGCTTCCTCACGCTCGTGGGCTTCACGATGGCGGTCCTCGCCTACGTGATCCTCCAGATCGGCACCGCGCTCCCCGCCCACGAATCCACCTACTTCACGCAGGCGGAGTTCGCGAAGATCTTCGGCGGAAGCTCGCAGCTCTTCGTCGCGTCGATGATGGCCTACCTCCTCGGTCAGTTCCTCGACATCCAGGTATTCCAGTTCTGGAAGGCGCTCACGCAATCGAAGCATCTCTGGCTCCGCGCGACCGGCTCCACCCTCCTCTCTCAGGTCATCGACACCGTCACGATCAACGTCGTGTTCTGGTACTGGACCGCGGCCGGCGATCCGGAGTCCTTCCTCGGGAAGATGACGCCCGGCGGAAGGATGGAGTGGATCTTCGGCAAGATCGCGCGCGAGTACGGGATCAAGGTCGCGGTCGCGATCATGCTCACGCCCGTCGTCTACGGCGTCCACGGCTTCGTCGTGAAGTTCCTCCGCGTCCAGCCGGAGGCGCACGAGGGGCGAAGGTGA
- a CDS encoding DUF1232 domain-containing protein, translating to MTSQDPAALARYLDVFPEWLRTLGEDAAALGQIAHATGENETGRYVIAGLNYVFKSLDLIADGIDDVGFCDDAFVIRVAAALAVEADPTVDTGVLGRLAADAKQVEEFLEEDYPKLVEYVKGLKRGAARGRTVDDIIGDSGVRALFVQEVGAWAQEYKVPSFSRDVKTLIKLKAFLGAKLS from the coding sequence ATGACGTCACAAGACCCGGCCGCGCTCGCTCGTTACCTCGACGTGTTCCCCGAGTGGCTCCGAACCCTCGGCGAGGACGCCGCCGCGCTCGGCCAGATCGCGCACGCGACGGGCGAGAACGAGACCGGCCGCTACGTCATCGCGGGCCTCAACTACGTGTTCAAGTCGCTCGACCTCATCGCCGACGGCATCGACGACGTCGGCTTCTGCGACGACGCGTTCGTCATCCGCGTCGCCGCCGCCCTCGCGGTGGAGGCCGATCCCACCGTCGACACCGGCGTCCTCGGGCGCCTCGCGGCGGACGCGAAGCAGGTGGAGGAGTTCCTCGAGGAGGACTACCCGAAGCTCGTCGAGTACGTGAAGGGCCTCAAGCGCGGCGCCGCGCGCGGCCGCACGGTCGACGACATCATCGGTGACTCGGGCGTGCGCGCGCTCTTCGTCCAGGAGGTCGGCGCGTGGGCGCAGGAGTACAAGGTGCCGAGCTTTTCACGCGACGTGAAGACGCTCATCAAGCTCAAGGCCTTCCTCGGCGCGAAGCTCTCCTGA
- a CDS encoding sigma 54-dependent Fis family transcriptional regulator yields the protein MSEQLPTPDPALMPRSRPQLTWTDASGSHLLDLSEPRTAGSAVHCELVIADKAVSRLHFEVDPAVDGLWVRDLGSRNGTYVNGVKVTEARVPAGSVIRVGTTDITVAYGNPEMPVTAEPVSFGSLVGTSPAMQSLFATLNGLAASETSIILEGEPGTGKKALAKAIHDASARAGSPFVIVECAGLPREDAVADALEAALTSAEGGTLVLDLPAELPLAVQRELTPPLDAKAFRVIVTTQRDLRKLVNQGAFRENLYFRLAGATVRVPPLRQRTGDLVPLLQSFLGEQADLATRQLVEDLERLPWIGNVRELEVYAEHLRTGDLVRAVAQAHLDAVESDDLRRQRDAGHDTMEVSTIAGVLGSEPLGDIGRMLPIALEPWFLIGFKEFRERWIDLGEREYLRRLMHRTNRSSGAASREAGLERTYLYRLLKKHGV from the coding sequence GTGAGCGAGCAACTCCCCACGCCCGATCCGGCTTTGATGCCGCGGAGCAGGCCGCAGCTCACGTGGACCGACGCGTCGGGGAGCCATTTGCTCGATCTCTCCGAGCCGCGCACGGCCGGCTCGGCGGTGCACTGCGAGCTGGTCATCGCGGACAAGGCGGTGTCGCGCCTCCACTTCGAGGTCGATCCGGCGGTCGACGGCCTCTGGGTGCGCGACCTCGGGAGCCGCAACGGGACGTACGTGAACGGCGTGAAGGTGACGGAGGCGCGCGTCCCCGCCGGCTCCGTGATCCGCGTCGGCACGACCGACATCACCGTCGCGTACGGCAACCCGGAGATGCCCGTCACTGCGGAGCCGGTCTCGTTCGGCTCGCTCGTGGGGACGTCGCCGGCGATGCAGTCGCTCTTCGCGACGTTGAACGGGCTCGCCGCGAGCGAGACCTCGATCATCCTCGAGGGCGAGCCCGGCACCGGGAAGAAGGCGCTCGCGAAGGCGATCCACGACGCGTCGGCGCGCGCGGGGAGCCCGTTCGTCATCGTCGAGTGCGCCGGCCTCCCGCGCGAGGACGCGGTCGCGGACGCGCTCGAGGCCGCGCTCACGAGCGCCGAGGGCGGCACGCTCGTCCTCGACCTCCCCGCCGAGCTGCCGCTCGCGGTGCAGCGCGAGCTCACGCCGCCGCTCGACGCGAAGGCGTTCCGCGTCATCGTGACGACGCAGCGCGACCTGCGGAAGCTCGTGAACCAGGGCGCGTTCCGCGAGAACCTCTACTTCCGCCTCGCCGGCGCCACCGTGCGCGTGCCGCCGCTGCGGCAGCGCACGGGCGACCTCGTCCCGCTCCTGCAAAGCTTCCTCGGCGAGCAAGCCGACCTCGCGACGCGCCAGCTGGTGGAGGACCTCGAGCGCCTCCCGTGGATCGGCAACGTGCGCGAGCTAGAGGTCTACGCCGAGCACCTCCGCACCGGCGACCTCGTGCGCGCGGTCGCGCAGGCGCACCTCGACGCGGTGGAGTCCGACGATCTCCGCCGCCAGCGCGACGCGGGGCACGACACGATGGAGGTGTCGACCATCGCCGGCGTCCTCGGCAGCGAGCCGCTCGGCGACATCGGGCGCATGCTGCCGATCGCGCTCGAGCCGTGGTTCCTGATCGGCTTCAAGGAGTTCCGCGAGCGCTGGATCGACCTCGGCGAGCGCGAGTACCTCCGCCGCCTCATGCACCGCACGAACCGCTCGAGCGGCGCGGCCTCACGCGAGGCCGGCCTCGAGCGCACGTACCTCTATCGCCTGCTGAAGAAGCACGGCGTCTGA
- a CDS encoding protein kinase, with protein sequence MGVVYRARHVLIDRVVALKLIRPDLRGETHLRAWMLREARAANRVDHAHIIDIHDIGETEEGELYLVMEYLVGTSLSSELAKGPMQLSRAVDILEQMCAALARAHDLGVVHRDLKSDNILLSTRGGRKDFVKILDFGLAHLAMDPRLAPKGAVFGTPEYMSPEQARGEEAGPPSDLYALGVLFYEMLTGQLPFRSNDRDTLLEMQRSAPPPKPSAIKPDVLPQSEVIVLKLLEKERRKRYQDAHHLHEELKALQRALPSTPWEVQAADPQNAPPPPPPPPQSPGVIEWANRAALFSRMVSRVYPTGNTPPEIQTGVAQAWDLASRATRLEGEVASHTRKLESLERRGRALRAEIGRKVEELAHEESRALREAAAEQTEAAKLRELVQVAERAGATAKAQADQAAQQGGTPTTLRAIYERSGAAAALLEARREALGEREQKANVKDQQARDLRRQIDELRAQLARYAEALEEDLNAGREKVASRTREGLNFEKAFSDVTTLLLNHLKQKPEARDLLQELMANIHAGSNTKSQPNLGPESRGPNQI encoded by the coding sequence ATGGGTGTCGTGTACCGCGCGCGCCACGTGCTCATCGATCGCGTCGTCGCGCTCAAGCTGATCCGACCCGACCTCCGCGGCGAGACCCACCTCCGCGCCTGGATGCTGCGGGAGGCCCGCGCCGCCAACCGCGTCGATCACGCCCATATCATCGATATCCATGACATCGGCGAAACCGAGGAGGGCGAGCTCTACCTCGTCATGGAGTACCTCGTCGGCACCTCGCTCTCGAGCGAGCTCGCGAAGGGCCCGATGCAGCTCTCGCGCGCCGTCGACATCCTCGAGCAGATGTGCGCCGCCCTCGCGCGCGCGCACGACCTCGGCGTCGTCCACCGCGACCTGAAGAGCGACAACATCCTCCTCTCGACGCGCGGCGGCCGAAAAGACTTCGTGAAGATCCTCGACTTCGGCCTCGCGCACCTCGCGATGGACCCGCGCCTCGCCCCGAAGGGCGCGGTGTTCGGGACGCCGGAGTACATGTCCCCGGAGCAGGCCCGCGGCGAAGAGGCCGGGCCGCCGAGCGATCTCTACGCCCTCGGCGTCCTGTTCTACGAGATGCTCACCGGGCAGCTCCCCTTCCGCTCGAACGATCGCGACACGCTCCTCGAGATGCAGCGGAGCGCGCCGCCGCCCAAGCCCTCCGCGATCAAGCCGGACGTGCTCCCGCAGTCCGAGGTCATCGTCCTCAAGCTCCTCGAGAAGGAGCGGCGCAAGCGCTACCAGGACGCCCACCACCTCCACGAGGAGCTGAAGGCGCTCCAGCGCGCCCTCCCCTCGACGCCGTGGGAGGTGCAGGCCGCCGATCCGCAGAACGCGCCGCCGCCTCCCCCGCCGCCGCCGCAGTCGCCGGGCGTCATCGAGTGGGCGAACCGCGCCGCCCTGTTCTCGCGCATGGTGAGCCGCGTCTACCCGACCGGCAACACGCCGCCCGAGATCCAGACCGGCGTCGCGCAGGCGTGGGACCTCGCCTCGCGCGCGACCCGCCTCGAAGGCGAGGTCGCCTCGCACACGCGCAAGCTCGAGTCGCTCGAGCGCCGCGGCCGCGCCCTCCGCGCGGAGATCGGTCGTAAGGTCGAAGAGCTCGCGCACGAGGAGTCGCGCGCGCTCCGCGAGGCCGCGGCGGAGCAGACCGAGGCCGCGAAGCTGCGGGAGCTCGTCCAGGTCGCCGAGCGCGCCGGCGCGACCGCGAAGGCCCAGGCGGACCAGGCCGCGCAGCAGGGCGGCACGCCGACCACGCTCCGCGCGATCTACGAGCGCTCGGGCGCGGCGGCGGCGCTGCTCGAGGCGCGCCGCGAAGCCCTCGGCGAGCGCGAGCAGAAGGCGAACGTGAAGGATCAGCAGGCGCGCGATCTCCGCCGCCAGATCGACGAGCTCCGCGCCCAGCTCGCGCGCTACGCCGAGGCCCTCGAGGAGGACCTCAACGCCGGCCGCGAGAAGGTCGCGTCGCGCACGCGCGAAGGCCTCAACTTCGAGAAGGCCTTCAGCGACGTGACGACCCTGCTCCTGAACCACCTGAAGCAGAAGCCCGAGGCGCGCGACCTCCTCCAAGAGCTCATGGCGAACATCCACGCCGGCTCGAACACGAAGAGCCAACCCAACCTCGGCCCCGAGAGCCGCGGCCCAAACCAGATCTGA
- the pheT gene encoding phenylalanine--tRNA ligase subunit beta, with product MKASYRWLRELLPSLTLSADEVARALTSGGLEVEGKHEYGAGAEACLVVKVVAIKPHPTKSGLRLVTVEREGGKRQEVVCGAPNVPDPGGLVVLAPLGAHLPAKDLTIAPRAIAGVTSEGMLCSESELGLSDESGGILVLPPGTAEPGTPLATAVPNARDTVLEIGLTPNRPDGLGHVGLARELAAHLGTTFQWPAIPAPARVADEATASIVAIEVEDAERCPHYGAAGAVGVSIAPSPLWARYRLQALGVRSISNVVDVTNLVMLEYGHPMHAFDLDRVRGKKIVVRRAKDGETMKTLDDVERKLVADDLLICDGEGPVALAGVMGGASSEIHRDTKRVLFECAWFDPRTVRRTARRHGMHTESSHRFERGVDPSDVAQVLDRAVALTLELSPGAAATKGRLHVQGSRALGEPSPVAKRVIHFDAARVAALTGVDVPFAESVAILKRLGCEMTNATDRECDVHVPTHRPDIGRGADLVEEVIRMHGIDKVPAELPPIHASRDVGGREDLARRAKEVAAAVGLSEAITFSFTSPKVLAALGAPPPAVTLTNPMAEPHSVLRTTLLAGLLDAIKNARRHGERDVRVFTVGPVYLAPSREGEMPEERLRLAFALAGDRPAWLEKRQALDVWDAKGYAIEIARRLSGKPADVVQAKRDEAPAHLHPRGAGFVVAGGERIGSVGPLHPDVIESLDLDGEVLVLEIELEPFRGGAATPRFTEIPRFPASARDIALVVKDGIPAGEVEAGIRAAAGPLAIAVRLFDRFAGGQVPAGHTSLAFRVVYRDPKGTLTDAQVDAAHAAVVKEAEARFGATLRAG from the coding sequence ATGAAAGCGTCGTACCGCTGGCTGCGCGAGCTCCTGCCGAGCCTGACCCTCTCCGCCGACGAGGTCGCGCGCGCGCTCACGAGCGGCGGTCTCGAGGTCGAAGGAAAGCACGAGTACGGCGCCGGCGCGGAGGCGTGCCTCGTCGTGAAGGTCGTCGCGATCAAGCCGCACCCGACGAAGAGCGGCCTCCGCCTGGTGACGGTCGAGCGCGAAGGCGGCAAACGGCAGGAGGTCGTCTGCGGCGCGCCGAACGTCCCCGATCCCGGCGGCCTCGTCGTGCTCGCGCCGCTCGGCGCGCACCTGCCGGCGAAGGACCTGACCATCGCGCCGCGTGCGATCGCGGGCGTCACGAGCGAGGGCATGCTCTGCAGCGAGTCGGAGCTCGGGCTCTCCGACGAGAGCGGCGGGATCCTCGTCCTCCCACCCGGCACCGCGGAGCCCGGCACGCCGCTCGCGACCGCGGTCCCGAACGCGCGCGACACCGTCCTCGAGATCGGCCTCACCCCGAACCGCCCCGACGGCCTCGGTCACGTCGGCCTCGCGCGCGAGCTCGCGGCGCACCTCGGCACGACGTTCCAGTGGCCGGCGATCCCTGCGCCCGCGCGCGTCGCGGACGAGGCGACGGCGTCGATCGTCGCGATCGAGGTCGAGGACGCGGAGCGCTGCCCGCACTACGGCGCGGCCGGCGCGGTGGGCGTCTCGATCGCGCCGTCGCCGCTCTGGGCGAGGTACCGCTTGCAGGCGCTCGGGGTGCGGTCGATCTCGAACGTCGTCGACGTCACGAACCTCGTGATGCTCGAGTACGGCCACCCGATGCACGCGTTCGATCTCGACCGCGTGCGCGGCAAGAAGATCGTGGTCCGCCGCGCGAAGGACGGCGAGACGATGAAGACGCTCGACGACGTGGAGCGCAAGCTCGTCGCCGACGACCTCCTCATTTGCGACGGCGAAGGCCCCGTCGCGCTCGCGGGCGTGATGGGCGGCGCGTCGAGCGAGATCCACCGCGACACCAAGCGCGTGCTCTTCGAGTGCGCGTGGTTCGATCCCCGCACCGTGCGGCGCACCGCGCGCCGCCACGGCATGCACACGGAGTCGAGCCACCGCTTCGAGCGCGGGGTCGATCCGAGCGACGTCGCGCAGGTGCTCGATCGCGCGGTCGCGCTCACGCTCGAGCTCTCGCCCGGCGCCGCGGCGACGAAGGGTCGCCTCCACGTCCAGGGCTCGCGCGCCCTCGGCGAGCCGTCGCCGGTCGCGAAGCGCGTGATCCATTTCGACGCCGCGCGCGTCGCCGCGCTCACCGGCGTCGACGTGCCGTTCGCGGAGTCGGTCGCGATCCTGAAGCGCCTCGGCTGCGAGATGACGAACGCGACCGATCGCGAGTGCGACGTGCACGTGCCGACGCACCGTCCCGACATCGGTCGCGGGGCGGACCTCGTCGAGGAGGTGATCCGGATGCACGGCATCGACAAGGTGCCGGCGGAGCTCCCGCCGATCCACGCGTCGCGCGACGTGGGGGGACGCGAGGACCTCGCGCGCCGGGCGAAGGAGGTCGCGGCCGCGGTCGGCCTCTCGGAGGCGATCACGTTCAGCTTCACCTCGCCGAAGGTGCTCGCCGCGCTGGGCGCGCCGCCGCCGGCGGTGACGCTCACGAACCCGATGGCGGAGCCGCACAGCGTCCTCCGCACGACGCTGCTCGCCGGCTTGCTCGACGCGATCAAGAACGCGCGGCGCCACGGCGAGCGCGACGTGCGCGTGTTCACGGTGGGCCCGGTCTACCTCGCGCCGTCGCGCGAAGGCGAGATGCCGGAGGAGCGCCTCCGCCTCGCGTTCGCGCTCGCCGGCGATCGCCCGGCGTGGCTCGAGAAGCGGCAAGCCCTCGACGTGTGGGACGCGAAGGGCTACGCGATCGAGATCGCGCGCCGCCTCTCCGGCAAGCCCGCCGACGTCGTGCAGGCGAAGCGCGACGAGGCCCCCGCGCATCTGCATCCGCGCGGCGCGGGCTTCGTCGTCGCCGGCGGCGAGCGGATCGGCAGCGTCGGTCCGCTCCACCCCGACGTGATCGAGTCGCTCGACCTCGACGGCGAGGTGCTCGTCCTCGAGATCGAGCTCGAGCCGTTCCGCGGCGGCGCCGCGACGCCGCGCTTCACCGAGATCCCGCGCTTCCCCGCGAGCGCGCGCGACATCGCGCTCGTCGTGAAGGACGGCATCCCGGCGGGGGAGGTCGAGGCCGGCATCCGTGCCGCGGCGGGGCCGCTCGCGATCGCGGTGCGCCTCTTCGATCGCTTCGCCGGCGGGCAGGTGCCGGCGGGCCACACCAGCCTCGCGTTCCGCGTCGTCTACCGCGATCCGAAGGGCACGCTCACCGACGCGCAGGTGGACGCGGCGCACGCGGCGGTCGTGAAGGAGGCGGAGGCCCGCTTCGGCGCCACGTTGCGCGCCGGCTGA